From a region of the Odocoileus virginianus isolate 20LAN1187 ecotype Illinois chromosome 1, Ovbor_1.2, whole genome shotgun sequence genome:
- the HTR5A gene encoding 5-hydroxytryptamine receptor 5A isoform X1 encodes MDPPANLTSFTLSTPAPGETNRSSFDAADPRPSLPLLSVFGVLVLTLLGFLVAATFAWNLLVLATILRVRTFHRVPHNLVASMAISDVLVAALVMPLSLVHELSGRRWQLGRRLCQLWIACDVLCCTASIWNVTAIALDRYWSITRHLEYTLRARRRVSNVMIALTWALSAVISLAPLLFGWGETYSEGSEECQVSREPSYAVFSTVGAFYLPLGVVLFVYWKVYKAAKFRVGPRKTNSVSPVVESVQVKGAAQRPEMVPAARRATVAFQAGGDAWPEQKEQRAALMVGILIGVFALCWIPFFTAELLSPLCACDVPAAWKSVFLWLGYSNSFFNPLIYTAFNKNYNSAFKNLFSRHR; translated from the exons atggaccCGCCCGCGAACCTCACCTCCTTCACCctctccacccccgcccctggGGAGACCAACCGCAGCAGCTTCGACGCAGCAGACCCGCGCCCCAGCCTGCCCTTGCTCTCCGTCTTCGGTGTGCTTGTCCTGACCttgctgggcttcctggtggcggCCACGTTCGCCTGGAACCTGCTGGTGCTGGCGACCATCCTCCGCGTCCGCACGTTCCACCGCGTTCCACACAACCTGGTGGCGTCCATGGCCATCTCGGATGTCCTGGTAGCGGCTCTGGTCATGCCGCTCAGCCTGGTGCACGAGCTGTCCGGGCGCCGCTGGCAGCTGGGCCGGCGGCTGTGCCAGCTGTGGATCGCGTGCGACGTGCTGTGCTGCACGGCCAGCATCTGGAACGTGACGGCCATCGCGCTGGACCGCTACTGGTCCATCACCCGTCACCTGGAATACACGCTCCGCGCCCGCAGGCGCGTCTCCAACGTCATGATCGCGCTCACCTGGGCGCTCTCGGCCGTCATCTCCTTGGCCCCGCTGCTCTTCGGCTGGGGGGAGACCTACTCGGAGGGCAGCGAGGAGTGCCAGGTGAGCCGCGAGCCCTCCTACGCCGTCTTCTCCACCGTGGGCGCCTTCTACCTGCCGCTGGGCGTGGTGCTCTTCGTGTACTGGAAAGTCTACAAGGCCGCCAAGTTCCGCGTGGGCCCCCGGAAGACCAACAGCGTCTCACCCGTAGTGGAAAGCGTGCAG GTGAAGGGCGCGGCCCAGCGGCCTGAGATGGTCCCCGCCGCGCGGCGCGCCACGGTCGCCTTCCAGGCCGGCGGGGACGCGTGGCCCGAGCAGAAGGAGCAGCGCGCCGCCCTCATGGTGGGCATCCTCATCGGGGTGTTCGCACTCTGCTGGATCCCGTTCTTCACCGCCGAGCTGCTCAGCCCGCTGTGCGCCTGCGACGTCCCCGCCGCCTGGAAGAGCGTCTTCCTGTGGCTGGGCTACTCCAACTCCTTCTTCAACCCCCTCATCTACACGGCCTTCAACAAGAACTACAACAGCGCCTTCAAAAACCTCTTCTCCAGGCACCGCTGA